The DNA window AAAGAAATCGTCCCGAAGTTCGAGACCATTTATTTTACCTCAGTTTATCAGATATTAcacttcaattttaaaaataacattacaatTTAAACAATATAGTTTAGTTTATCACACATTACactttagttttaaaaataatgttaaagtttagacattacacttcattttaaaaataacattacagtttaaattaaaaataacattacagATCATACATTAcacttgttttaaaaaaataatactatattttaaacaatacagtttagtttattatatattaattacacttcaatttaaaaaataacgtTGAAGTTTAGCCTGTAATTCAtaggttgattttttttttttataaaattgcaatcatattatttataagttgaTTATTCATATGTTGATTATTCATAGGTTTATTTCATAAGCTACTTAAAATCTTCTTGAATGTGACCATCTTTAGGAATAAATGGTCCCGAACATGATCATGTTCGAAAAGAAATGGTCTCAAACATGACCATGTTTAGGACCATTTATTTCACTTTAGTTTATCACACATTACACTccagttttaaaaataacattacagtTTAGACAATACAATTTAGTTTATTAGACATTACActtcagttttaaaaataacGTTAAAGTTTAGACATTACACTTCACTTTAAAAAGAACATTACATTTCATACATTAcagtttaagttaaaaataacattacaatTCATATATTACCcttcagttttaaaaataacattataatttagaCAATACAGTTTATCAGATATtacactttaattttaaaaataagattaaagtttagacattacaatttaagttaaaaataacattacagtTCATGCATTAcagtttagtttaaaaataatacatgttGACGTCGTCTTTGCGGTGGTCGTCTTCTTCGTGGTCGTCTTGTTCACGGTAGTCGTCTCTTCGCAGTAGTTTTCTTTTCAGTGGTCTTCTACGCACTTGTCGTATTCGCAGTAGTCGTCTTCTAGGTCGTCGTCTGCTTCGATTTGAGTTTCTCATTGAGAAATAAATCTAAAGCTCGTACTTTTGAGCTCTTGTCGATAGGAGAAGGGTATGATTTGATCTGGCTATGATTTGATCAAAATGGAAGAAAAGCGCgccatattttttctttctcttctacCGTGGATTTTTTTTCCACTGCTATCAGGCGGGAGATCGCTTCCCAGTATCGCTTTCTCTATCATTCCtctaagaaaaaaacaatttcaaacaaaaataaatttacatgaAACAATTTTACacaaaaattatgtatataaatatataaaaaataaacattatatatgtTATACCAATTAAGTATACAAtgattataatttcttttaaaaaaaaaatatcaagatCAAACAAAATCCTAATGTATAACTATGATTCCAAGATCTtacaaatcaataaaaatgtttagATCATATGAATAATATGAAATTGAAATGATATTTGTGCTAAGAATTTGTAGATATGATCATATGGGATAAAATTTGACTTAGTCACtagttttttctttaataataaaaaacaaatttgatacaaataataaaataacgaaatttgtataagaaAAGCTAATATTTTGCTTGCTTCCAAAACTTCTCTTTTGAAGGGTTTATCATCTCTCTCTGCACTGGATCATTGAAGTTTCCGTCAAGTTTATATGGGTTTTGAGTCTTCATAGAAACCCAGAAAGCGGTTCTAGAGATTCGAGGACTTTGAACCATGGAAGGTACAAGATATAATGTTGATTCGTAGTATTCAAATTGTCGCTCAATTCAGTTCACGAATTTAGAGGATCTCAGATCCATGCTGATGATCAAATTGGCTTTTTTTTTGTACACTGATTCTGTCCCCGAATCACTTCCTCGTATTTGTTTCCTGAAACCCTATTTGTGGGTTGTTCTTTTCATGATTTTTTCTTTCGATTGCCCAAACATTTTATCGAGCAGGATTTTGATCAAATGAACACCTTATTTAGGGTTGATGATCAATATGTATCGAAACATGTATAACCTTTGTATGTACATATATTCTTAGTTTTCTTTCACTTGTTGCTATTCAATGTTGAGTTGCTCAGCAGAATGTTTTGTTTGTAAAATGATTTCAATTGTCTTGTTGGtgtttcaataaataaatacattaatcCTAACCTCAAAAGACAAACTAGTAGTCTCACACTACATGTTATTGATTTCTCAGATCCATGTAATGTACAGTCCGAAGATAATAAATCTCTTCCagataaaaacaagaaaaggaAACTAAAGACCCCGACCCAAATAGAGGCATTGGAGAGATTCTATGTTGGTATGTGTTCTTTGTTCTCTTACAATCACTATATTTAAGTTTTCTCTATAGAGTATTAATTCTTCTCAATTAACAGATCATAAGTACCCAACTGAACAGATGAAAGCTCAATTAGCTGAATCCATTGGTTTGATGGAAAAACAAGTTTCAGGATGGTTCTGCCACAGAAGATTGAAAGACAAGAGATCGTTAGGTGGTGAAACATGTGATAATGTGAGACAAGATCGTTTGAGTGGCATTGTTATTCAGGATCATGCAAGTGGACATAGTCAGGATTCTTGTGGTAGTAGTAAAGAAGGGGATAATAATAACCACTTTGATCTCAAAGAGGCAGAAAGCAAAAGATTTATTGGATTTGGTCGtcacaaagaagaagaagaagaagagaccGACTTAGATGATACATCTTCTGGAGATAGCATTCCTGTCCAGAAAAGATACTTACCCAGAGATCAGCAGCAACCTTATATGAATGTGGAAAATTCAAAATATCTAGCGATGATGTGCAGCAGGAACATTGTTCCTGCAGATTCAAAGCAGTTGCAAGTGAAGAAGACTAGACCGTCTGGTTATTTAAAACTGAAGGCTCCGGTTGAGAATCCTGCTATAACCGCTGTTAAGAGGCAACTGGGTAGACATTATCTTGTCGATGGACCACCTTTAGGGGTTGAATTTGATTCCATTCCTCCTGATGCATTTGATTCTCCAACTCCAGATCACATCATGAACAAATCTGAATTTATTGGAACCAACGAACAATTTGAGTCTGGCATGGTATGTTGAATTCTGTCAAATGTTCCTATTTTTGTCTCATTTTACAAATTCGGATCTTTTATTTTGAAGAGACTCGATATTCTTTCATCTATTGGTCAGTTCATTCACTATTTATCAACAcaatcttcaatttttttatatttaattttctctatATGATTGAGCATCATCATGCCCATGAAAAACGTTAAAATCCCAACAAAAACagattttaattgtttatatttgttttccTTCTTTAGAGACATGGGGCATACAATTGCAGGACAAACTCACAAAACCTGGATGTAGATGGGCTAAGATCCAAATTCATTCTAGGGCCTGATCCTCGGGAATATTACTCCAGCTCAACCATTAGTCCATTTCCAAACAAAAGTTCGTCAGAACATATGCATGAAGATTATTCTGGAGAAATGTCTCCATATGATGATAGAATATTGACCAAACATTCTGTACCCAGAAACTATGCTCGGGCTTATAAACACAGAACAAGTGCAGAAACAGAATCCTCTTTCTGCAAATCTTATGAACAAAACACTGAGGCTGCCCAAGCTAAGCATTTGTTTACTCATAATATGGAGGATAGAAAGGCTTCTAGAAGCATAGATAAGGTTCAATCAAACTCTGTCTTCCTTTTTTGCTTCTATGATGTATAACTTCCCAAGTATTTCAATGTTTTCTCATCCTTCTTCCAACAATGAAGGTGCAGGAAAGTAATGCAAAGTATTACCATTCAGCCTTGGCAGTTCAGCCACAGAGAGAAAAGAaagttaatattattctttgCTTGTTCTCATTCTTTAGTTTGTATAATTTCTCTTCAGTTTTGACAATTTTCCAATTGCTTGAAGGTTATGACAAGAGTCCAAGATGAACCGCCAGAGTATCAGAACACAAGAAAAGCACCACAAGTTGAGATGCCAGTCTGGACCAATCAGCTGAAAAGGTAACTGCATtccatttgaaattttgaaccATCCTTTGACTTTTCTGGGATTTCCTCAATATCTGATTCTATATATCTTCTTGCTCATCTTTATGCGATTTCCTCAATAATACATAAAAACAGTTTTGGGGAGAAATCTTTCCAAAagcaaaattatgaaaaaagagaaatatagtCACTTGTTTTTTTGCTTCAAGTTACCATGGGCATTTAAATGATAATTGATGAATTGCCAAATTTCGGTTTATTTTTCAGTGATTTCACCAGATCTGCTATTGACCATGTGCCATCTAGTTTAAGTGACGATGAAACTGCAACGACACCTTCTACTTCTTCTTCAGAGGAGGATTGAGAAATAGCTGGGAGATGGTCCAGGCAAATCTCAACGGTGGCGAGTCACATCCATCATTTGTGGATTTGAAGCCGGTTATTGGATGATTAGAAATGGTAAA is part of the Impatiens glandulifera chromosome 1, dImpGla2.1, whole genome shotgun sequence genome and encodes:
- the LOC124920584 gene encoding uncharacterized protein LOC124920584 isoform X1, whose translation is MEDPCNVQSEDNKSLPDKNKKRKLKTPTQIEALERFYVDHKYPTEQMKAQLAESIGLMEKQVSGWFCHRRLKDKRSLGGETCDNVRQDRLSGIVIQDHASGHSQDSCGSSKEGDNNNHFDLKEAESKRFIGFGRHKEEEEEETDLDDTSSGDSIPVQKRYLPRDQQQPYMNVENSKYLAMMCSRNIVPADSKQLQVKKTRPSGYLKLKAPVENPAITAVKRQLGRHYLVDGPPLGVEFDSIPPDAFDSPTPDHIMNKSEFIGTNEQFESGMRHGAYNCRTNSQNLDVDGLRSKFILGPDPREYYSSSTISPFPNKSSSEHMHEDYSGEMSPYDDRILTKHSVPRNYARAYKHRTSAETESSFCKSYEQNTEAAQAKHLFTHNMEDRKASRSIDKVQESNAKYYHSALAVQPQREKKVMTRVQDEPPEYQNTRKAPQVEMPVWTNQLKSDFTRSAIDHVPSSLSDDETATTPSTSSSEED
- the LOC124920584 gene encoding uncharacterized protein LOC124920584 isoform X2 yields the protein MEDPCNVQSEDNKSLPDKNKKRKLKTPTQIEALERFYVDHKYPTEQMKAQLAESIGLMEKQVSGWFCHRRLKDKRSLGGETCDNVRQDRLSGIVIQDHASGHSQDSCGSSKEGDNNNHFDLKEAESKRFIGFGRHKEEEEEETDLDDTSSGDSIPVQKRYLPRDQQQPYMNVENSKYLAMMCSRNIVPADSKQLQVKKTRPSGYLKLKAPVENPAITAVKRQLGRHYLVDGPPLGVEFDSIPPDAFDSPTPDHIMNKSEFIGTNEQFESGMRHGAYNCRTNSQNLDVDGLRSKFILGPDPREYYSSSTISPFPNKSSSEHMHEDYSGEMSPYDDRILTKHSVPRNYARAYKHRTSAETESSFCKSYEQNTEAAQAKHLFTHNMEDRKASRSIDKESNAKYYHSALAVQPQREKKVMTRVQDEPPEYQNTRKAPQVEMPVWTNQLKSDFTRSAIDHVPSSLSDDETATTPSTSSSEED